A segment of the Corylus avellana chromosome ca2, CavTom2PMs-1.0 genome:
aaacctaaaaattTGGGTGTATGTTTagttattttttgagaaatgccTTGCGTTTATGTATCGATAGTGCTTTGTGTGAAGAGTTAtgcattttgttttgaaaaatgtactGATGGTGGGGGTTACATATGAAAATCTATATGTAACTAATATTTGAAAATGgaaaagagtttttgaaaattttgtcaaactcttaataaacaattcaaaacattaAACTTTTCAAGCCACAAccctttttagaaaaatataaataaattaaaattttaaaaaattcacaccataggaatattttgaaaaatataggtGTAGAGGTTAatttttagttcaaaaaattaaaaagactatatatatatatagagagagagagagagagagagaaaagtctTCCAAATTCCTTTCATAACCTAATCAATCAATAAataatgacaataatgataTGCTAGTTAATAGACAAAGAGAAAAGTCCTCCAAATTCCTTTGATATGGAAAAGGATCCCcttcagtccattttggactgacGGGTATCTAGTTAATGGCCaaaatttcttataagaaaTTTAAGGGCGACAAATTGAAACACCTATccttgtaataaaaaaaaacaattatttaaagttgaataaaaattaaaaataataaaagccatagggtggccggccacccatttTTAACCAccggggtggccgaccaccccagaTCGGCTGGTCTAGGGTGGTCGATGCCACCCCGattgcccttgggggtggccaagccacccgaagggtcaaatgaaaaaataaataaataaataaataaatttacagTGTTGGCcttgaccacccccaaggcccttggggtggttcggccaccccccaagggccggtctggggtggtcgaagccatcttgtggcccttgggggtggtttggccacccccaaagacaaacccaaatgaaaaaattgggtttgcctttgggggtggccgaaccacccccaagggccaccgaggtggcttcggccaccccagtcTAGGTGGttaaaaatggggtggccggtcacctcaatggggtggtccggctaGCCCTATGactttaattattgttatttttttattaaactttaataataatttattattttttttattacaaaaacaTGTGTTCTATTTGTAGCCCTTACATTTCTTATAAGAAATCTTGACCATTAACTCGATATTCTccggtccaaaatggactggaaaTGATCTTTTTCCCTTTCATACGGCCTAATATTCAATCAATAAATAATGACAAGAATTGATATGCTTAATTATTAAGTAAAAACTgtggaaaaattaattaagattcCCTGGGTccacaattgattttttttttttttttgactttcttTATTATTTGGACCGTCCAATATATTTATGGAACTTATAGCTACATTATAATTAAGCTCCAATTTGATACAGATTCGGAATCTTCTAACTAAATGCTAGGTAATTAATGAATATATACATTTGGTGATTAATATTCTAACCAAATTGTTAATTCAATTTGGTGAGGAtcacatttgaaaaaagtgttggATGTGAAATCCACCAAAAGAAAATTGCTTGGGTAAAGTTTTGAGGGgtgttttgaaaaaacaaaaaattaagaaatatttctaagcttataaaagaaagaaaaggaaaaagattgCTGCTCGATCAATGGTGGCAACAACTAACGTGGTGGTGACCTGACAACCACCACGACTCTGACAACCACCACATGCATGGCCGCTGAGTACCCCTGTTACTCACACTAGATAAACAAGTAGCTCATTGGCAGCCACCAAGAGATAGTCGAATAGCCTTGGCAGCCACGACTGCGCGGCTGCCTAATAAATCAGTTCCGCCATCactgggtggccgaccaccctatgcaagttgtttttttttttaattttttaatttttttaatttttttattattattttttttatacagtttttttaatttttctaatatataacAAGGAAAGTCCACACCTAAAAATTTGGGTgtatgtttaattattttttgagaaatgccttgtgttttatttattgatagTGATTTGTGAGAAGAGTTATATATgcgttttgttttgaaaaatgtaccGATGGTGGAGGTTATATCTGAAAATCTATATGTAACTAATATTTGAAAATGGAAAAgaggttttgaaaattttgtcaaactcttaataataataacactttttagaaaataataataataaaaaaaaattaaaaaaattcacatcataggaatattttggaaaatataGGTGTAGATCGAGGTTAatttttagttcaaaaaattaaaaagactaGAAAGATTTAGCTAGCCACACgacttttcaaaactattatCAAACACACAAGCTAGTCGTTTCCgtcatagagagagagagaaggtgaTTTTGACTATTAGGTCCACTAGGTAAGAAATTAAGGTGGCAAGTGGAAATTTGGCAAATATGAAGTCACCTCAACGTGGCTTGGGGAAatcaatataaacaaaaaagtctatacaaattttatttccatAATCTCCTGTTGGAAACTAATTTGATTTATACATTCTCACATCGATCAATATCAcatgaaaatacattttttcaaacaaacaaaaaaaccacttTCCAAAACTATTATTAAACATACAATTAGTTGTTTACGCTGCGTGAtgttttaaccaaaaaatataaGTTTTTATGTACTAAATACTATGCAACACATGTACCAATATATGACGCCCGAAATAACACTAATATATAACTTAACATGCAGAATATATATAACAAGCTTTCTCGTTGTTTGACGTAAAGAACTCAGTTCTAACTTTTTTGTTGgtgtgttttggtgttttgtttgtgttggaatgtaaattttattcttaaaaaaaaaaaaaaaaaattaaaattaaaaaaaaaaaaaaaactgtaaaaaaaaacctaaaaaagaatataaattttattaataaaccTATTTTCAAgggaatattaatatatatgtgaaGTTGTTACCTTGTTATAGACGTGTTGAACCAGGTCGTCGTAGGTGCCATTGTAGGGCTCCAATTCGTAAGGCAGATGATACTCTAAAAGGCTTAGCACCTCATGGAAAATTTGAATGCAAAAACCATCATATTTGTTCTGATTCGGTGTCTCTCCATACTCGACCTTCACAAACTTCTCGAACGTTGTTCTCCCCGGAACTCCAATCTTCAGTGGCTTTGCATTTGTCGGCATTTCCCAACCTTTCGGAGGACGATGTTGTAAGTTCCCAGGCCAAGTTACTGGACCAGCCAATCTTCTAGCTCTATCAGCAATATTACTActtccatttttctctttttctactATGTCAGCTGGGTTTTCTGAAAACCCATACTCTGTTTTCCAGTAATCTACTTCTTTGTAACTCTTCCCAATCACGTTTACGATCCTCAACATCGGAGTCTCCGACAGCCGGCCTTCTTCGAAACGTATTTTTCCACTTAAACCAGAGAAATTGCTTGATAACATCTTCTCTAACAACATCTTTGGACTTCCCATTTTCTGCATCGCTTTTATAACAATTCCAATGCTGTCGTATGCTCGCAGGGCATAAATTCCAGGCACAGAATTATCTTCTTCCGGATATTCACTTCTGAAATTATTCCGGAACTGGGAATAAAAATGATGATGCCTGCTGATCTCAGAATAGTTGGTCTTGATTCCCAACGCGCCTTCCATGGAGGAAATAACGGAGTTGTTAACAGAATCCAGCAAATTTGTAATGCTTTCTGCAATTATCCATGCCGAGTCCATGCCTACAAGTCCCATCGGCTTAGCTTCTCTGAACAAATGAGTCACCATCTCTAATGATGACTGAAGAACTATGAAAACCCGAGATTGGATTTGCAGTAGCTTATCAAGCTCTTCTTGGACGACTCTTACTGGatcagagagaaaagaaaatggtggAAGAACCAAACGGTACTCAATCTCCGAACCCACATTTTGGAGAGCCTCCGACAAAAGTTCCAACTTCCCAGAATCACCGGCATAGGGTTCATTTTCATAAATCGCCACGACCCTTTTCCAATTGTACGCTTGAACAATATCAGCAATGCATTGTATTTCTTCAGAACCATTTTTAGCCATTTGTATTAAGAATGGCCAACGGAGTTGCATCAGCGATGGGTTAATGGCGGGTGCTGCAAATGAAATAACAGCAACTTGAGCTTCATGTCCCATGTCGGCTACCACAGCTGCTTCCTGCCACGTGTGCATGCCGATAATCACTTTCACCTTCTTCTCTTTAATCATCTCTTCAGCTGCATGCAATCAGAATTAAGATATTCtcattaaagtaatgattaagtgaacAAATTTACATCTTTCTTTTCGactcaaatttttgaaaagtcATGATTTAAAATGTAATAGAATTGGTAATAAATAGCTAGAGATATACTAACCAATAGAAGTTACTCTATGAGGATGCTGGATAGAGAGGGAGAGTTTGTGAGTCTTGGACGTTTTGTTGAAGTTCTGAACCGCAATTTCCATGCCgattttctcttctttgccTATGCGGGAATTAACATCAATGATAGCACCTATATTCATAACTTCTTTAGCAATGGCGGCTTCAGCTCCATGGTAGAGaacgaaaagaaaagagaggagtGCAAGAAAGAGTAGTACTGATGATCTTGAGATTTTGCTGACCATTACAACTGACCAAGCCATTGCGGGAAATTTTGGGATAGGGACTTAATCAGTACTGATTCCGGTTTTAATGGGTTTTTCTGGTTTCTTGCTGATtatcaaactaaaactaaatcaATGTGATTGGTTTCTAGGAAAACGATGGAAATTGGTAGGCAACTAGGCGTGAAAGTTCATTTCTTTGACTTGGTTTGCTAGAAgacaacattaattaattactcgGTTACGTATACGTACAGTGCACGCTAGCAGTTTGTAAAATCTACAACTTAGACTTGTCGCTGGGTCGTTCTTAAATGGTGGCAAAATTCCATCATGTTGGCATGTGAATCTGTGATGGAGAATTGCAGACGTTTCTTGCAACTCTGTTTGCTTGCCTATTTTCTTATAGAAGAGAGATGAGTGGTGATGAGGAGGTGACTGAGGAGGTTAAAGCTAGGGGTCTGCGCTGCCTCTTTCATAGAAATTGTGGACCCCTAACATATTCGATTAATAAgattataatagaaaataaattaaataatttaatttttcgattcttgcttcttttaatttttaaaataattgatattttaatatgattCTAGACTATAAGTTTAATGTCAAACCATATTTCTGTCATTCAAGGGAGAAAAGAAGTGTCTTTGAGGTTTGGAGTCAAAGATTTGAAATCCAACAACATACACGACTCGCAGCTTTTTGTTGGGCTTGGAATCtaaagctttgtttttttttgtttttttttgccgTAAGGTGTACTCCAAATAACATTGACTCGTGATCGCTAACATATTACCCGTCGTGAGAGAATGACGAGAATTCTACAGTCAGTCGACGTTGAACTGTGTAATGAATTTTTGAGAATCACAACagaaatggaaaacaaaaattaattttggagCTTTGACTATGGCTCACCTTGAAGAGAATTGATCAACGGCTTTGAAGTCCTTGAACCCGTGGCTCCAAAATCTtcaaatctttcttttattttctttttttcttctgtaaAGTGGTTAAATGCTATCTGTTAGAAGAGTTCTGGTACGGCGTGAATAGGGTGTTCTCCGCTTTCCGACCTTCGTTCTTTGCGCTCCAATGACCACTACAAAACAATAACTAGTTAAGAGAACTCGACGCCTAAGTTAACATTTTGGAGAAAAGTATGCTTAAATGCCAAAAATTCAGTTTAAGGTTTATACCTGATATAGGAGACTATTTATAGACTAAGCCATTGAgccaaatatgaaataaatctATTACTTTTATTTAGGCTAGTAATATGGGGCTTGGTATGGACGCGCTATCCATGCATGATTTGTCCCGGGCCTTTAACCTGCAAGACTAACTTAATTGCCATATTCTTGGGTCTTGGGAGGCATTTGCACCTGGACTCGTACTACCAACTAACTTAATTGCCATATTCTTTCAAATTCGACCCAGCCCGTCGAATATGAAGATTGTACGTAATAATATGCAATGAAaattattatgagaatattagagaattctagaaaaataattttatagaataatacttaataaaaatatgaagattGTACGTAataatatgtaatgaaaattattttgagaatattaaaaaagtatatcaaaaaaatattttgggatTTATCAAAATCAGTTATGAATGGTCTTGAGTAAACTTCATTTACCACTTCtgatctttcatcacttttacaatcataaccttaaactttaaaaagtgttaaTTTAAGGTTACCATCGATCTTTATGAAGTTTGTAATTTCAGCAGTTCCGCATTAAATCAAAActctctaaaatattttaaagatgTTTACAAAATATGGGGTCTAAAGAAATCTGTATTTATTATTGTGGAATAAATTACTAAATATAGATCATGACAGCATGTGACAGAAAAGAGCACTTACTAGAGCATGGCTTGGAATTTTGTATGTTTGAATTGGTCAGGTAAAGAAGTCGACTGAAATACCTTAGACTATGTCACCAATTACAAGTACTGCATGTAATAGGAATTGAGTAGATTACTTTCAGAATTTATTCATTGAATTGAGATTGTTGAATCAGTTTTAGTAAAATCAAACTTCTCGAATCTTTGAAATTATTGGTTTGAACGGAAACGCGTGGACATAAGCACTAGCTGTTAAGATTCAAATCAAACTTTTCTGTTGAAACCTTTTTTAGGTTTCTCTTTCGTTGGTTTCCTTTGTAGTGTTAAATCACNNNNNNNNNNNNNNNNNNNNNNNNNNNNNNNNNNNNNNNNNNNNNNNNNNNNNNNNNNNNNNNNNNNNNNNNNNNNNNNNNNNNNNNNNNNNNNNNNNNNGGAAAGAAGCAACAAAACCTTCTGTTCCCGCCACAACTGGGTACGAGAGCTCTTCCTGATTATCTTCTTCCTCCCCTGCTCcctttactctctctctctttatggtGGACACATTTATAGCTTGTGTGAACTTTGTGTACAGAGGGAAGCGACCTGCTACTGCTGCTAATGGATCCTGCAACGTGCCTTCTAAAAAGGGCCGTGGAGCTGGTGGTTTGCAAAACGAACTGGTTAATAGAGCAGTGGAAGATTTGTCTCATGATGGGAGAAGTGGGACTAGAGGCAGAGGGAGAGGGTGGGGTGGatgtggaagaggaagaggctACCAGTAGCCTAGGTGTGTGCCCAGAGTAAGAAGGCAGTCGGATTTCACAAAAATTGGTATGCACCAGAAGTATACAACTAGAAGCCATTGATTTATTGAAGTTCTCTGCTGGAGCTAGTTTTGATTCATAGAGGAAGAAACTGATGAGTTTCTAGATATTATTTGTTGTCTAACACTGGAATCATGTTCCTCTGGAGCTTGTCCGGTGGATTTTTAGTGCTTTGAGTTCTTAATCATTTCGAATTTAACTGATGAAAGCAGCAGCCGGGATTGATTGAGGAATCTTAATTTGCATGCCTCTTACTTTGTGTATGCATGCGTGTGTATCTTACTGACACTTGACAGTTAAACTTGCACCCAGAGGAATCATTTTATAAATTCTGACGATTTGTAGAATATAATATGTTTGGTTGAATGAGAACTTGAGAAAGCTGAGTGATTGTCATTAACTGTGAAAGGGATTTGCAAACTAGCTTCATATCTTTGTTACTGTGATGCATGTGCCTATGAAGAAATATTATACTGGTACATGGCCTACACAGGAAATTTTATTCTCAACCTTCATGTGTGTGATCCTCCTTAACATTCAGGAATCCATAACATTTTAGTCTATGCTGGCAGGCAAAGAATGAAAGGTGCTATAGGTAGCCAGAAAGTAGGGTTGTAGTTGAGTCGAGTCAAGCCAAATATTGAATGTTTAAAACTCTGattatttaatgttatttcgAACATGAGCTGAACTCGAACTTGTCACTGAGTTAGATAAGTTGTTCAAACTTAGCTCATTTATTATTGGAAGGATCTTGAACTTGTTCACGAGCTCTTTAgttaatttattcattctttatataaagtaaatattatgattttttttttttttttgtaaattcattttgattattagttaatattttatcatttgaattaattaataaattaacttaaactttAAATAATCTAACCTTGAATTtatatacctatatatatgttttatagtaggtatataaattcattatgTGTGCACACATTTATACATACAAAAACAGTCATGTACAAACAATGACAAATGTTTATATCTAGACTGACATTAAccatgcaaaatatatatattacattagAAAGAGAATTCCTAGATACCGAAGAAGTTCTaactacaaaattaaaataatataataaaaataaatatatacgagtTTATATGAGCTACGAGTTGATTTTATATGAATATAACTCGTTTAATAATTGAGCCTAATTTTATGTTCACAATAGGCTCATTTGTTAAACGAATCGAATTCAAGTCAAGTTTATACGAACAAGTATTAAGCGGATCGTCAAATGAACTTATTCGTTTACATCATGATGAACTCCCACCTCGATGAACATTCATTTCATCTATTGTGTCTCATTCGTACCTGATGTATTTGCCCGAGTTTGAGCGCTTCTTCGGTTCTTGACATAAAAGTATTTTACAAGTTTAGCTGTTTTCTTCAATAAGCTGTTATCTGTGTCTGCCAAAGCTGGAGTTCTTCGTGGATTCTTGATGCTCAAGTATCTTACGAGTCTAACCATCTTCCAAACGCTCTCATCGCCCGGAGTAACGTTTCGGCCTTCACAGGCAACTTGATGTTGCCGCCGATGACATATTACCGACAGTACAAGACAAATGGCAGAGGTGGCAACAGATAGTAGATAGAGAACCTCAAAGCTCCGGAAGCTCAGTCTTTGAGGTTCGCTGAAAGTTATGTTGGGTGAGCACTCATGCGAGGGAGTCAACCATTTCTCTTGCAGTGACTTCAAATCCCCCTTCTCGGATAGATTTAGAATGGCTACAGAAAAGTCCCTCGCAAATGGCGAGCCTTTCTGGAAGG
Coding sequences within it:
- the LOC132169778 gene encoding glutamate receptor 2.9-like, yielding MNIGAIIDVNSRIGKEEKIGMEIAVQNFNKTSKTHKLSLSIQHPHRVTSIAEEMIKEKKVKVIIGMHTWQEAAVVADMGHEAQVAVISFAAPAINPSLMQLRWPFLIQMAKNGSEEIQCIADIVQAYNWKRVVAIYENEPYAGDSGKLELLSEALQNVGSEIEYRLVLPPFSFLSDPVRVVQEELDKLLQIQSRVFIVLQSSLEMVTHLFREAKPMGLVGMDSAWIIAESITNLLDSVNNSVISSMEGALGIKTNYSEISRHHHFYSQFRNNFRSEYPEEDNSVPGIYALRAYDSIGIVIKAMQKMGSPKMLLEKMLSSNFSGLSGKIRFEEGRLSETPMLRIVNVIGKSYKEVDYWKTEYGFSENPADIVEKEKNGSSNIADRARRLAGPVTWPGNLQHRPPKGWEMPTNAKPLKIGVPGRTTFEKFVKVEYGETPNQNKYDGFCIQIFHEVLSLLEYHLPYELEPYNGTYDDLVQHVYNKSYDAVIGDITLLAGRMQHVDFTMPFAESGLSMIVRAIPEASAWMFMKPFTVGMWVATGGILIYTMLVVWFLERQCNSEFNGPWKKQISTALWFTFSSLFFAHREKIHSNLSRLVIVLWLFVVLVLTSSYTASLSSMLTVQRLQPKVTDVEWLKKNNLKVGCDGDSFVRTYLNNVLLFKTDNILNVTSEYNYTGEFESNNISAAFLELPYKKVFLNKYCNGYIGTRPTTRFGGLGFVFQKGSPIARDFSKAILILSENGKLKVLADEWLTPTDECSTNITSNSTQTLSLQSFWVLYLISFVTSTICFLLSLNFSPINRQKHQHAYEGNVAPDDGSVWKKAVRIVGYFHIKSPRTTPTLADASDINADTTDHVNNCSSETPEPVESSPPAEIEML